From a single Athene noctua chromosome 2, bAthNoc1.hap1.1, whole genome shotgun sequence genomic region:
- the CCK gene encoding cholecystokinin, with the protein MYSGICVCVFLAVLSASSFGQQTVGSHNENPLAAELEQSLTEHHRQVRAPSSAGPLKSVPRLDGGIDQRANIGALLAKYLQQARKGPTGRLSVMGNRVQSIDPTHRINDRDYMGWMDFGRRSAEEYEYSS; encoded by the exons ATGTACAGCGGTATATGTGTCTGCGTGTTCCTTGCTGTGCTCTCAGCAAGCTCTTTCGGACAGCAAACTGTGGGCTCACACAATGAGAATCCACTGGCTGCTGAGCTTGAGCAGAGCTTGACAGAACATCACCGGCAAGTCCGTGCCCCTTCGTCTGCTGGCCCGCTGAAATCCGTGCCGCGCCTGGACGGAGGCATTGACCAAAGAGCTAACATCGGCGCTTTGTTGGCCAAGTATCTCCAGCAAGCCAGAAAAG GTCCCACTGGAAGGCTCTCAGTTATGGGAAACAGGGTACAGAGCATTGATCCTACACACAGGATAAATGACAGAGACTACATGGGCTGGATGGATTTTGGACGCCGCAGTGCTGAAGAATATGAGTACTCTTCCTAA